A DNA window from Heliomicrobium undosum contains the following coding sequences:
- a CDS encoding AAA family ATPase has translation MKIRVNINPDTQTALLSKTSWLPVPNPLIRGGLTVGQEERETEKAGTTGKVGEKAKATGKVQATGKVQATGKVQEILDEISGLVGLHEIKALIHELRSFVEIRQLRGKEGLINEPMALHMIFKGNPGSGKTTVARLIGRLFKELGVLPKGHIVEVERADLVGEYIGHTAVKAREQVKKALGGVLFIDEAYSLARGGEKDFGKECIDCLVRAMEDHRDSLILILAGYKDEMEYFLHCNPGIRSRFPIQLEFPDYTTTELLAIADAMVAQRQYRMSGEARLTLRNFLLHQEKFGHRHRGNARLVRNIAEKAIRRQAVRLLHAYDYQKISREALMTLEAQDMLEGCNLAGLEPTT, from the coding sequence TTGAAAATACGGGTGAATATCAACCCCGACACACAGACGGCCTTACTGAGCAAGACCTCCTGGCTTCCCGTGCCAAATCCCTTGATTCGTGGAGGATTGACGGTGGGCCAGGAGGAAAGGGAAACGGAAAAAGCGGGTACGACCGGAAAGGTTGGCGAAAAGGCAAAGGCTACAGGGAAGGTTCAAGCAACGGGAAAAGTTCAGGCCACGGGTAAGGTCCAGGAGATCCTTGATGAGATATCCGGCCTAGTGGGACTTCACGAGATCAAGGCGCTCATCCATGAATTGCGCTCCTTTGTGGAGATCAGGCAACTCCGGGGCAAGGAAGGTCTGATCAACGAGCCGATGGCCCTCCATATGATTTTCAAAGGCAATCCGGGCTCCGGAAAAACGACCGTCGCCCGCCTGATCGGGCGACTATTCAAAGAGCTGGGCGTTTTGCCGAAAGGGCATATCGTCGAGGTGGAACGGGCCGATCTGGTCGGCGAATATATCGGCCACACCGCCGTCAAGGCGCGGGAGCAGGTGAAAAAGGCGCTCGGCGGCGTGCTCTTCATTGATGAAGCCTACTCGCTTGCAAGAGGGGGCGAAAAGGACTTCGGAAAAGAGTGCATCGATTGCCTCGTCCGGGCCATGGAGGATCACCGCGACAGCCTCATCCTGATCCTGGCAGGATATAAAGATGAGATGGAGTACTTTCTACACTGCAACCCAGGGATTCGCTCCCGTTTTCCCATCCAATTGGAATTTCCCGATTACACGACGACGGAACTCCTGGCCATCGCAGACGCCATGGTGGCACAGCGGCAGTACCGTATGTCAGGCGAAGCGCGGTTAACGCTACGCAACTTCTTGCTGCATCAAGAGAAGTTCGGACACCGGCACCGGGGCAACGCCCGGCTCGTCCGAAATATTGCCGAAAAAGCGATTCGCCGCCAGGCCGTGCGCCTGCTCCACGCCTACGACTACCAGAAGATCTCCCGGGAAGCCTTGATGACGCTGGAAGCCCAGGACATGCTGGAAGGCTGCAACCTCGCCGGCCTGGAGCCGACCACATAA